In Cryptomeria japonica chromosome 10, Sugi_1.0, whole genome shotgun sequence, a genomic segment contains:
- the LOC131047640 gene encoding cytochrome P450 750A1-like, giving the protein MCTYEEETLLTIRSVWEMSGQSKTPVNLTNMFSWLVQTFMWRIIFGTRISFHGDTRLDGHGEEIKKIATELAASVGAVNIGDFIPCLDWLDLQGVKRRMKKAHKSIDQVISKLIEEHQRRKRKLQKQNDEQQLASKDIIDVLLEMKSFDGMEITE; this is encoded by the coding sequence ATGTGTACGTACGAGGAAGAAACGCTTCTCACTATTCGTTCGGTGTGGGAGATGTCTGGGCAGAGTAAGACTCCTGTTAATCTCACCAACATGTTTTCGTGGCTTGTGCAGACATTCATGTGGCGAATCATTTTCGGTACTAGAATTTCTTTTCACGGTGACACTCGTCTGGATGGTCATGGCGAAGAGATAAAGAAGATTGCAACAGAGCTGGCAGCTTCAGTAGGAGCTGTTAATATCGGGGACTTTATTCCTTGCTTAGACTGGCTGGACTTGCAAGGAGTGAAGAGGCGCATGAAAAAGGCACACAAATCTATCGACCAAGTTATAAGCAAGCTAATAGAGGAGCACCAGCGGCGCAAGAGGAAATTACAAAAGCAGAATGATGAGCAGCAGCTTGCTAGTAAGGACATCATTGACGTGCTCTTGGAAATGAAGAGCTTCGACGGAATGGAAATCACAGAGTAA